A segment of the Salvia splendens isolate huo1 unplaced genomic scaffold, SspV2 ctg591, whole genome shotgun sequence genome:
TTCTAAAATTCCAAGTCCAGCCGCAAATTTAGAACATTTTtccaatattatttattaaaatagacataaagaaataataaattcttcctttatattttaatttattttgtttaagtAATAATCCGATTCCATTCATCCagattttattgatattttaataggTTTTATAAATCTTTTTAATTAAGTTAAAGATTATTTGCTTTGTTGATAGCATATTTTCATGGATAGCGCAATTACATGAAATTGGATTTTCAAATGTACCAATCGTCTTGGCCGTGGCACCGACGCGCCGCCCACCACGAAGCCCCCACAACCACGCTTTTGACGGGTCAAATATGATTTTCCCATTAATATCCTCAACTGAACCCCTCAATTTTTGAGTTGAATCAGCcacaaataatttccaaattgAATTCTCCCAAAAACCACCTCTCCACCACCTAATTCGATTCTCACCATCCGGCGGCGCGTGTCATCAACGAGCCATCGTGAAAATGGGCCAAACCACCTCCTCCTACGGCTATTCCTCCGGTGGCTCGGCCTATATTGCCGATCTCAGCCTCTCCCCTCACCATCACCGCAACTCCTCCCTGCCTCCTCCCGACGCTGATTCCTCGAATCAGGAACCGGACTACACGTCCGAGATCCCCGATGAATGCCTAGCCCTAATCTTCCAATGCCTGAGCTCCGGCGACCGGAAGAGGAGCTCTCTCGTCTGCCGCCGATGGCTCGCCGTGGACGGCCAGAGCCGCCACCGCCTCTCCCTCAACGCCTCCGCCGATTCCGCGCCATTCCTTCCCTCGATATTCACCCGCTTTGATTCAGTCACCAAACTCGCCCTCCGTTGCGACCGCAAATCCACCAGCATTAACGACGCCGCGTTGGCGTTGATCTCTCAACGATGCCATAGCCTCACACGCATCAAGCTCCGCGGATGCCGCGAAATCTCCGATCTAGGTATGTTGGCTTTGGCTCAAAATTGCAAAAATCTGCGTAAATTCTCCTGTAGCTCGTGTTCGTTCGGTGCTAAGGGTATGAACGCGCTGTTGAATAATTGCTCTTCGCTTGAAGAGCTCTCTGTTAGTCGATTACGAGGAATCGACAACGGCTTCCCCGCCGAGTCGATTGGGCCCGGGATTGCCAGTTCTAGGCTTAGGTCAATCACGCTTAAGGAGCTCTATAACGGCCAATGTTTCTCGCCTTTGGTAATTGAATCGAAgaatttgaaaagtttgaagATTATTAGGTGTTTGGGGGATTGGGATAGATTGCTTGAGGCGGTGGCAGGGAGGAAGAATTGTTTAACGGAGGTTCATTTGGAGAGGCTGCAGGTGAACGACGCCGGATTGATGGCCATCTCTAAGTGCCCTGATTTGGAGAATTTTCACCTGGTTAAGACCCCTGATTGCTCCAATGATGGGATCTCTGCCATTGCTGAGAACTGTAAGCTTTTGAGGAAGCTCCATATTGATGGTTGGAGAACTAATAGGATAGGTGATGAGGGATTGATTGCTATTGCCAAGAATAGCAAGAATCTCGTGGAGTTGGTGCTTATTGGGGTGAATCCAACGACGGCGAGTTTGACAGCAGTGGCCTCAAATTGCCTCAACTTGGAGAGATTAGCTCTTTGCGGGAGTGataccattggagatgctgaGATTTCGTGCGTTGCTGCTAAATGCAATTCGTTGAGGAAACTCTGCATAAAGGGTTGTCGTATTACAGATTCTGGGATTGAGGCATTTGCTACTGGCTGCCCAAATCTGGTGAAGATCAAGGTCAAGAAGTGTAGAGGAGTGTCGAGTGTGATTGTGGATCAGCTCAGGGCGAGGAGGGAGTCGTTGGCTGTGAATTTAGACGTGGACGAGGTTGAGCTTCCGAGAATAGATTGGAACACAAGCAATGCAGGTCTACCGGAGGCGGAGTATAGAGGGGAGTTGGCACAAGTAACTACTTATGACCATGGACACGGATCAACGAGTAATGGAGCCCGATCATCCAATAAGTCGAGGTTCAGCCTCTTGGCTGGAAGAACTATTGCTGCCTGTGCTTTCCAGAGGTTAGTAAACGGTAATGGTAGTTCAAATGATAGCACATGATTGAGTTGTGTAGTGGTATAACATTGCAGAGTTTTGTATCTGTGTAAACCTGTTACTCTATTGTATGGTGACTTGATATCCTTTTTTCTGTAGAAATTTCCAATGAATTCAATGTCTTCTGCCTTGCTTTTAAATATACCATGTATTTTCCTGATCTTTCTCTGGTAATTGTGGGTATTCTTTGGTTAAAAATAAATTGACAGATTTTTCCTGATATTTTACAGTTTTCTAGTGCTATTTTCTTCTCTCATTTAACAAGCTGTGTCCTATACCTACGGAATCTATTTTGGGTGTGTTTGAGTATTTACTATTTAATGTATTTAGTTACAGTACGTTTTAATTATTGTGGTTTAAAATACtacttaatactccctccgtctcatgttacttgAACTATTgtttttcggctcgtcacaaactccttacactatttagagtttaagttagaattaatgcaattaattaatatgttagattaagttaagagctcatttattaagtgatgtctcattacacttaaaattctaatttaattacactaaaaaatcaatcataaatttacggtctaaaatgaaaaatgcgaGTAACATAGGATGAAAGGAGTACTATATGTCTATATTGGTGGCTGGTGGTAGGCCGATTCCTACCGAAATAGGTTGACCGTCTTATTTAATTCTATTATTCACGCTTCTTTTAGCTAATTTATTGTCTTATAAGCATCCCATAATTTTTTCACGAAATAGGATGGGAGATTGGAAAAAATATGAAACGAAGATAAACGAAGAATTTAGAATAAGAAAGAAAAGCAAATTTAGTTCTAACATACCAGTTTAAACTTTTATTAGTAATAAGCATTAAATCATATATGAAATccaattaatactagtataattaTTCGATTTTATCATTATACCTGTAGACTAGACTAGTATCACACTCGTGACcaagatatttttaaatattgatgtgagacaaattaattaaatgaaaggaaaaaaatataattatacaaaattataaataaaaaaatgtagatAATGTAAATACTTATTaatattgaaatataaaaaaatattacaattattcacaaattataatatttcaatatgaATGCCACAACAATCGTACATGTGACAACCAATAATATATGTTCCTtcattaaaaattttaaggccactaagagcatccacaatggtgagGAGATCGGGCAAAATCGTCCTCGGGCGTCCTCGTCCAACCATTGCAGGCGCCCGAGTGGGACGACCGAAATATCGGTGGTCTGGGTCGgtcgcccgatgcatcgggcaccCATTGCAGGGGCGTGCCCGATCTTGATGCgtttaatttttctttaattctttaaaacattataaatactccatcccCATTCACTTTTCACTCACTTTCACACAATACTCCCTACTCTACTCTCtttctcttctcttttctcactttcacactttcaaGAAATGGATCCGAGTCAATTCCTAAACCCGTATAGTGTCAACGACGATATGCCGATGTTTGGAGGCGCGGCGGCAGCGCCCATTGGCCCGACCACGAAGACTATCGGGTCAAGACTCCTGGATCTGTAGGGTCCACTTTCGTTTCTGATTCTAAGTTCGATCTGTTCTTCAACACCGACACCTACCGGCTTGAGGACATGGAGTCGAGTTGTGGGAAACCTCCTGCTCCTGAGCcgccgaggaggaagaagaagatggcgcGGAAGGAAAAGACGTCAGCCGTCCCAGTCCCACTCCCATCCAACGATCCCAACGACGAGTACGCCGTGGAGCGTACTGACTACGCCATGGAGGAGTACATGAAGGTGGCTTAGGGTTGGGTCGATATATCGGAGGATTCGATAAACTCCAAAAACCAGACGTCTCAAGGCACCATGGAGGAGTACATGGAGGTGGCTCAGGGCAGGATGTGGGATCAGATTGAAGGCGAGTTGGGCGTACAAGCAGAGCAAGGATCAGCTCCGCAAGTGTTGGGATCAGATCAAGCTCCATGTCAACTACTTCAAGGATATTTACACGAAGTTCAGGGACGAAAGGGCCAGCAGTGAGGGCATGGAGGATGTCATCCAGAAGTCGATGGCCACATACCAGTCGAAGTACGAGCAGTTCAAGTTCTACAACATTTGGCTAATCTTGAAGGACAAGTCGAAGTTCGACAGAGGGATACCGGCCGCATCCTCAGCTGCAAAGCGGACGAAGAACACCGCCACTGGCAATTACACAAGCAGCGGCCCATCGCCTGTGGATCTCAACACTGAGTcggaagggagttccggcacgcCTACGTCTACTTTTAGACGTCCCATTGGCAACAAGCCTGCCAAAGCCCAGGCCAAAGGGAAGACGGCTGCGTCTGGATCAGCTCCCCCGCAGGCTGCGCCTCTTACGTCTACTCAGCTCGTGCCCTCAGTGCTCCATGAGTTCGATGGCTTTCGCGAGGTGTGCGAGTATAGGTTTATACTTGGCGCACAAAACAGCCTTCATCAGGAAACCGATCCGGAAAAACGACAGAGAATTGAGAAGACAGTCAAGAATTTGAGCAAGAAGTTAGATTTAGATGACTAGTTaggtttttattaatttagtaatttagtttagtaatgtagtttttttatttaagtatgatgtagttttttttaaataagtaatgtagttgttgttttttatttgtggtgtttaatataatatattttggtattttagtaattaaaaacaaaataaaaataataatattaaaaattaaatgcaaattgAGTTTAATTGATAGGGCGAAACCATTGCAGAAAGAAGGGGCGGACTaaaaaatgctgatgtggcaacCACTAGGGCTCCCACAAGGGCGCCCATTAGGACATCCATTGTGGATCCTTTAAAATCCATtaagtaaaaattaaaaataaagaaatatataaagaaaaaaacaatAGCAGCACGACTATAACAAATGCACGAACGCCCCATTCTCTCCATaattctctctccctcccttCCATTGAACAGAAAAGAGATAAGAGTGTGTGTGAGTTGGTCAAGCGGTATAGAGGTAAATAATGTCTGAGGCTAAATGTTTCAGGTTCAAATCCTCTGTGGCGtgacctttaaatttatgttcatttaaccaaaaaaaagagagataagAGTGATAAACCACCGTGTTTCGTTTTGGCTTCTTCTGCTAGTCTTCCAAGGCACCATCTTCTCGGATCAAAtatccattctcc
Coding sequences within it:
- the LOC121790701 gene encoding F-box protein SKIP2-like, coding for MGQTTSSYGYSSGGSAYIADLSLSPHHHRNSSLPPPDADSSNQEPDYTSEIPDECLALIFQCLSSGDRKRSSLVCRRWLAVDGQSRHRLSLNASADSAPFLPSIFTRFDSVTKLALRCDRKSTSINDAALALISQRCHSLTRIKLRGCREISDLGMLALAQNCKNLRKFSCSSCSFGAKGMNALLNNCSSLEELSVSRLRGIDNGFPAESIGPGIASSRLRSITLKELYNGQCFSPLVIESKNLKSLKIIRCLGDWDRLLEAVAGRKNCLTEVHLERLQVNDAGLMAISKCPDLENFHLVKTPDCSNDGISAIAENCKLLRKLHIDGWRTNRIGDEGLIAIAKNSKNLVELVLIGVNPTTASLTAVASNCLNLERLALCGSDTIGDAEISCVAAKCNSLRKLCIKGCRITDSGIEAFATGCPNLVKIKVKKCRGVSSVIVDQLRARRESLAVNLDVDEVELPRIDWNTSNAGLPEAEYRGELAQVTTYDHGHGSTSNGARSSNKSRFSLLAGRTIAACAFQRLVNGNGSSNDST